From the Saprospiraceae bacterium genome, the window TGGTCAACAGACCAGCCCCGATACACACAGTCCAATCGGCGGCCAACATGGGCACCACGGAAAGCGCCGTCCGCACCGGTTCAATTAAATATAGCCCCACGATGATCAGGACACAAGCAGCAATGGCATACCACACATATCGGTTGCGGACAACCTCGGTGCGCCAAAACGGAGCGTCAATTGATCCCATATTGAAAACATGGAACAATTGACTGAAAATCAGCGTGAAAAACAGGATGTTGTTGCAGCGTTGCACCAACCAATCATCGCCGGCATGAATAAAAAAGTGGCTGAAATATACCGCTCCGATAGTGCCTGCCGACAACACAACAGAATAAAAAATAATCCTTCGCCAACGCGCCCGGTCAATGATTGGCTCATCCGGGTTTCGGGGCCGGTGCGCCATGACGCCCGGGCTGCCGGCCGTAACGCCCAATGCCAGCGCGGGCAGCACGTCCGTGACAAGATTGATGAACAAAATTTGAAGGGGTTTCAACTGAAAATGCAGAAAGAGCAACGAAACGGCGGCTATTACAAGCAATTCGCTCAAATTGCAGGACAACAGGAAAACGACAAATTTTCGGATGTTGTCAAAGATGACCCGGCCCTGCCGGATGGCAGTAACGATGCTGGCAAAACTATCGTCGCGCAGCACCATGTCGGCTACTTCCTGCGCAACCTGTGTGCCCCGCTGCCCCATGGCGATTCCGATGTCGGCTTTTTTGAGCGCGGGCGCATCGTTTACACCGTCGCCGGTCATGCCTACAATGTCTTTGCGCTCCTGGAAAACGCTTATTAAATCGAGTTTTTGCTTAGGGCTGACCCGGGCGAATATTTTTGTTGCTGCCCAGTGCGATTTGTCCGCCGCGCTGAGTTTTTCGAAATCCGGCATATCCTTTCCCAGCACCACCTCTGTCTCGTCGGAATCTATGATACCCAGCTGCCTGCCGATGGCCTTGGCGGTGGCGGGGTGATCGCCGGTGACCATCACCACTTCGATGCCGGCATCCCGGCATTCGCGTATGGCGGCGGGAATCTCTTTTCTCGGCGGGTCTATCAATCCGAAAAGCCCGGCAAAAACCAAATTTTCGGTCAGGTTCTTCGAGGTTTTCGCATCTACTTTGAAAGCACCTGCAATGACTTTCATTCCCGACGAAGCCATTTTTTCCGCCTCGGCGAGCCATATTTTCCGGTGCTGTGGAGTCATCGGCACGTTTTTGTCGGAATCGAGCAGGGAGGAGCAACATTCCAATAAATCTTCGGCGGCGCCTTTGGCAAAAACCATGTTGCCTTCCGGCGTCTGATGCTGCGTCGCCATGATTTTGGTTTCGGAAGAAAAAGGTATTTCCGACAGCTTTGGGCATTGAAGGCGACGGCCATTGATGTCTTCGCCTTGCCGGAGCGCGAATTTGAGCAGCCCGGTTTCGAGCGGA encodes:
- a CDS encoding HAD-IC family P-type ATPase, which translates into the protein MEKSNKNEVMSESNIPIWALQEDELFSRLGTDTAHGLSAAEAAARLESVGLNAISQGEQTPAWVIFLRQFKSPIVVLLVVAAGLSFSFQEWLDGIAILVVIFINAVIGFYMEFQAGRSMDALKKMVSISVKVLRDGTLTEINSEMLVPGDVIYLEAGDMTPADARLYNSAQIQLDEASLTGESVPVEKAPAVLPADTPLAEQSNLLFKGTFVTKGNGWAVVFGTGMNTELGKIAHLVGTSEQAATPLEKKLAAFSGRLIKITIGLVAVIFAVGVMGGKPLVEMLETAIALGVAAVPEGLPIVATLALAQGMLRLARHNVIVRKLSAVETLGGTTVICTDKTGTLTQNKMEVEALASPGGAWAKRDEETSLPAGRLPKAQYGRLLQIAILCNNADIAAHKGDFTEIGDPLETGLLKFALRQGEDINGRRLQCPKLSEIPFSSETKIMATQHQTPEGNMVFAKGAAEDLLECCSSLLDSDKNVPMTPQHRKIWLAEAEKMASSGMKVIAGAFKVDAKTSKNLTENLVFAGLFGLIDPPRKEIPAAIRECRDAGIEVVMVTGDHPATAKAIGRQLGIIDSDETEVVLGKDMPDFEKLSAADKSHWAATKIFARVSPKQKLDLISVFQERKDIVGMTGDGVNDAPALKKADIGIAMGQRGTQVAQEVADMVLRDDSFASIVTAIRQGRVIFDNIRKFVVFLLSCNLSELLVIAAVSLLFLHFQLKPLQILFINLVTDVLPALALGVTAGSPGVMAHRPRNPDEPIIDRARWRRIIFYSVVLSAGTIGAVYFSHFFIHAGDDWLVQRCNNILFFTLIFSQLFHVFNMGSIDAPFWRTEVVRNRYVWYAIAACVLIIVGLYLIEPVRTALSVVPMLAADWTVCIGAGLLTMIIIRLGKHLAFFQNEKL